One stretch of Candidatus Poribacteria bacterium DNA includes these proteins:
- a CDS encoding serine hydroxymethyltransferase → MNTLNSKLGEVDPQIVEIAAKDLKRQQDSLMLIPSENYASRAVMDAQSSILANKYAEGYPGERYYNGCQFMDDVESLAIERAKGLFGVDHVNVQPHAGSQANMAVYHALLEPGDTILGMSLSQGGHLTHGAGVNFSGNYYNISAYGVDAETERIDMEEIARLAKEHRPKLIVVGATAYPRHFDFAAWRQVADSVGAYLLADIAHIAGLIAGGAHPDPAPYSDVITTTTHKTLRGPRGAMIMCKAEHADKIDRAVFPGLQGGPFLHTIAARAVAFKEASEPAFKTYQAQIVKNAKALAARLIENGFRLVSGGTDNHLMLIDLTSKYEKLSGRQAADHLEDAGIIVNKNTIPFDKRKPRTTSGLRLGTPMITTRGMKEDEMVQVADFIAETLENRQKASIKRQIREKVKELCTQFPIYEYLE, encoded by the coding sequence ATGAACACATTAAATTCCAAATTAGGTGAAGTCGACCCGCAAATTGTTGAAATCGCCGCCAAAGACCTCAAACGCCAACAAGATTCTCTCATGCTAATCCCTTCCGAGAATTATGCCAGCCGTGCTGTTATGGATGCGCAGAGCAGCATTCTCGCCAATAAATATGCTGAAGGCTATCCGGGTGAGCGTTACTATAACGGATGTCAGTTTATGGACGATGTCGAATCGCTCGCGATTGAACGCGCGAAGGGACTCTTTGGTGTTGATCACGTCAATGTCCAACCGCACGCTGGCAGCCAAGCGAACATGGCGGTCTACCACGCGCTGCTCGAACCGGGGGACACGATTCTCGGTATGTCTCTCAGTCAAGGTGGACATCTCACGCACGGTGCTGGTGTCAACTTCTCGGGGAACTATTACAACATTTCTGCTTATGGTGTAGATGCTGAAACCGAGCGGATTGACATGGAAGAGATCGCACGTCTTGCTAAGGAGCATCGTCCGAAACTTATTGTTGTCGGTGCGACAGCCTATCCTCGACACTTTGATTTTGCTGCATGGCGGCAGGTTGCTGATTCTGTGGGTGCCTACTTACTTGCAGATATAGCTCATATTGCGGGGCTTATTGCTGGTGGTGCACATCCGGATCCCGCCCCATACAGCGATGTGATTACAACAACAACACACAAGACGTTACGCGGTCCCCGCGGTGCCATGATTATGTGTAAAGCCGAACATGCGGATAAGATTGATCGCGCGGTATTTCCGGGTTTACAGGGCGGACCTTTTCTCCATACAATCGCTGCGAGAGCCGTTGCCTTCAAGGAAGCGAGCGAACCCGCTTTCAAAACATATCAGGCACAGATTGTTAAAAATGCTAAAGCACTCGCTGCGAGGTTAATTGAAAATGGATTCCGATTGGTGAGCGGTGGAACCGACAATCACCTGATGTTGATAGATCTTACCTCCAAGTATGAGAAGCTAAGTGGACGACAAGCCGCCGATCATTTGGAAGATGCCGGAATTATTGTGAATAAAAACACGATTCCTTTCGACAAAAGGAAACCGAGAACAACAAGCGGGCTACGCCTCGGTACACCGATGATTACGACCCGCGGAATGAAAGAGGATGAGATGGTCCAAGTTGCGGATTTCATCGCTGAGACACTTGAAAACAGGCAGAAAGCCTCTATCAAACGGCAAATCCGGGAGAAAGTCAAAGAACTCTGCACACAATTCCCGATTTATGAATATTTAGAGTAG
- a CDS encoding DUF1549 and DUF1553 domain-containing protein, which produces MKTFFGMPILYPLILLIFTLLTFGCTKTTVTPTRQVSSSTKHLDRHINAVLKREGIQPSKVSEDTEFLRRVHLDMTGRIPTPEEVLDFLKDGSSTKRQKRIEELLDSEDYLDYWTELWVNWLIGRRGDGDSQRLGLRLWVRDALAKNMPYNQFVQELIAADGELRDNGAGNYILRYERSPVSLTSHASRLFLGIPMQCAECHDHKTEVWSQEDFFGVAAFFTGIESERKGFIESMDMVGNERRIDNFLLTNKPEDSIWVRDLEKHVRPHFLDGTEYKGSRLKKREALAQWMTDKSNPYFSQALVNRIWKRFMGRAFVEPVDGFGEENQATNPELLKWLANDFVIHDYDLQHLMRTILNSETYQRTSQTNKSNEDDERYYSHAYVKPLTAEQFFYSLLQATGFERLQQVKMEGIKKQGGEDRRGMLRSLEEKKREHLQKFLFLLDNGEMEEIEAFNGTVLQALMMINGDMVNNSASHEERGSFINYVLEKWREPADRLEYIYLNVLSRLPTTQEKTYFQRYMERSLYRNKDLAYEDLYWVLLNSAEFSLNH; this is translated from the coding sequence GTGAAAACCTTTTTTGGAATGCCCATTCTTTACCCCCTTATCCTCCTTATTTTTACCCTTTTGACGTTCGGTTGCACGAAAACTACGGTCACACCGACGCGACAGGTTTCGTCAAGCACGAAGCACCTGGACCGGCATATCAATGCGGTGCTTAAAAGAGAAGGGATTCAACCCTCAAAGGTATCCGAGGATACAGAGTTTTTGCGTCGCGTCCATCTTGATATGACTGGCAGAATTCCGACACCCGAAGAGGTCTTAGACTTTCTCAAGGACGGTTCCTCAACCAAACGCCAGAAAAGAATTGAGGAGCTGCTTGACAGTGAAGACTATCTTGATTACTGGACCGAGTTATGGGTGAATTGGTTGATCGGTAGACGCGGGGATGGCGACAGTCAACGCCTCGGATTAAGACTTTGGGTCCGGGATGCTTTGGCAAAAAATATGCCGTACAATCAGTTTGTTCAGGAGCTTATCGCCGCCGATGGGGAATTACGGGACAACGGTGCGGGAAATTATATCTTGCGTTACGAGCGTTCGCCTGTTTCTCTGACTTCACATGCCTCCCGACTCTTTTTAGGGATCCCTATGCAGTGTGCAGAATGCCACGATCATAAGACAGAAGTATGGAGCCAAGAGGATTTCTTTGGCGTAGCTGCCTTCTTCACTGGCATTGAAAGTGAGCGGAAAGGATTCATTGAAAGTATGGATATGGTTGGTAATGAGAGAAGAATCGACAATTTCCTTCTTACCAACAAACCCGAAGATTCGATTTGGGTGAGAGACCTTGAGAAGCATGTCCGCCCACACTTTTTGGATGGAACGGAATACAAGGGTTCACGCCTTAAAAAGCGCGAAGCACTCGCACAATGGATGACCGATAAATCAAATCCGTATTTTAGTCAGGCACTCGTGAATCGGATTTGGAAACGCTTTATGGGACGTGCTTTTGTTGAACCCGTTGATGGGTTCGGAGAAGAAAACCAAGCTACGAATCCTGAACTCCTGAAGTGGCTCGCAAATGATTTCGTGATCCATGACTACGATTTACAACACTTGATGCGAACAATCCTGAATTCAGAGACGTATCAACGCACATCGCAAACGAATAAAAGTAATGAGGATGACGAACGCTATTACTCGCATGCTTATGTCAAACCGCTAACGGCTGAACAGTTTTTCTATTCGCTCCTGCAAGCTACCGGTTTTGAAAGGCTACAACAGGTTAAAATGGAAGGTATCAAGAAGCAAGGGGGCGAAGACCGAAGGGGAATGCTACGCTCGCTTGAAGAAAAGAAACGCGAACATCTCCAAAAGTTTCTTTTTCTCCTTGATAACGGCGAGATGGAAGAGATCGAAGCCTTCAACGGCACCGTGCTACAAGCACTTATGATGATTAACGGAGACATGGTGAACAATAGTGCAAGTCACGAAGAACGCGGCAGCTTTATAAACTACGTCTTGGAAAAATGGCGCGAACCCGCAGACCGATTGGAGTATATCTATCTCAATGTCCTCTCTCGATTGCCAACGACTCAAGAAAAAACCTATTTTCAACGCTATATGGAACGCAGTCTCTATCGTAACAAAGACTTGGCTTATGAAGACCTCTATTGGGTCTTACTCAATTCAGCCGAATTTTCGCTCAATCATTAG
- the ggt gene encoding gamma-glutamyltransferase — protein sequence MQSPHGSAFRPSVMGRNGMVTSGHVLASQAGIQTMMAGGNAVDAAIATAVALGMVEPAGSGLGGDGFILIYWAETGKVEAVNGTGPAPRAATRETYIKDGGIPMKGIRSVSVPGIVDAWLLAHERYGALKLEDVFAPAISLCEDGFPVSHRLAGGLRGENERFAAEPDSRAIFTNDGEPIPAGQFIANPNLGTTLRKIAKHGRDIFYKGEIAKTIGEFSRTHDGLLTAEDLANYHAHWNDPIHVNYRGYEVYEMPPNSSGHILLQELNMVELFDLQSLGCNTTESVHLMVEAKKLAFADREKYMADPEWVDVPIEGMLSKSYAAEQAERIDLNKAAFDVPAGGPEAYEDTTCFCTADRAGNLVCVLQSIQSGFGSSLVAGDTGVLLNNRMTYWHLEEEHPNCLMPGKRVRHTMNPVIVTKDGHPFLACGTPGADTQVQTNLQLVTHIVDFGMTPQEAVSAPRWRSLQNPMESTIPHTCSNDLQLETRFASDTQEGLAEKGHALQLVGDWGGPGSAQAIMVHPESGALIGGSDPRTDGYAVTF from the coding sequence ATGCAATCTCCACACGGCTCAGCGTTCCGTCCCTCTGTGATGGGCAGGAACGGAATGGTTACCTCTGGACACGTACTCGCCTCACAAGCAGGCATTCAGACAATGATGGCAGGCGGCAACGCCGTTGATGCTGCCATCGCAACCGCTGTCGCTCTCGGTATGGTTGAACCTGCTGGCTCTGGACTCGGCGGCGACGGGTTTATTCTCATCTATTGGGCGGAAACCGGGAAGGTCGAGGCGGTAAATGGAACTGGGCCCGCACCGCGTGCTGCGACACGGGAAACCTACATTAAAGACGGTGGAATCCCGATGAAAGGCATACGGAGTGTTTCGGTGCCGGGGATCGTTGACGCATGGCTTCTCGCACACGAACGCTACGGTGCACTCAAATTAGAGGACGTTTTCGCGCCAGCAATTTCGCTCTGTGAAGACGGATTTCCTGTGAGTCATAGACTTGCTGGTGGACTTAGAGGCGAAAACGAACGTTTCGCCGCTGAACCGGACAGTCGTGCCATTTTCACAAACGATGGTGAACCAATCCCCGCTGGTCAGTTCATCGCCAACCCTAACCTCGGTACCACACTCCGAAAGATAGCAAAACATGGCAGAGATATATTCTATAAAGGCGAGATTGCGAAGACTATTGGAGAGTTCAGCCGCACCCACGATGGACTCTTGACTGCCGAAGACCTCGCTAACTACCACGCACACTGGAATGACCCTATACATGTCAATTACCGCGGTTACGAAGTCTATGAGATGCCACCCAATTCAAGCGGACATATCTTGCTTCAAGAATTGAACATGGTTGAGCTATTTGATTTGCAAAGTTTGGGATGCAATACCACTGAAAGTGTTCATCTGATGGTTGAGGCAAAAAAGCTTGCGTTCGCCGATCGGGAAAAATATATGGCAGATCCAGAGTGGGTGGATGTTCCGATAGAGGGGATGTTATCCAAATCCTACGCTGCTGAACAAGCAGAACGTATTGACTTGAATAAGGCAGCTTTTGATGTCCCTGCTGGTGGTCCAGAAGCATACGAAGATACAACCTGTTTCTGCACCGCGGATCGCGCGGGCAACCTTGTCTGTGTACTGCAGAGTATCCAATCGGGGTTCGGTTCCAGTTTAGTCGCGGGTGACACAGGTGTCCTTTTGAACAATCGTATGACCTATTGGCATCTGGAAGAGGAGCATCCGAACTGTTTGATGCCGGGCAAACGTGTCCGCCACACCATGAATCCTGTTATTGTTACAAAAGACGGTCACCCCTTCTTAGCGTGTGGTACACCTGGGGCAGATACACAGGTCCAGACGAACCTGCAGCTCGTTACGCATATTGTTGACTTCGGAATGACACCACAAGAAGCAGTCTCCGCACCACGGTGGCGCAGTTTACAGAACCCGATGGAATCTACTATTCCACACACTTGTTCCAATGATCTCCAGTTAGAAACCCGATTCGCTTCCGATACACAGGAGGGGTTAGCGGAGAAAGGACATGCGCTTCAACTCGTTGGAGATTGGGGTGGTCCGGGGAGCGCTCAGGCGATTATGGTTCATCCTGAATCTGGTGCACTCATCGGTGGTTCCGATCCGAGAACCGATGGGTATGCGGTTACTTTTTAG
- a CDS encoding Gfo/Idh/MocA family oxidoreductase, with protein sequence MPIPTIHVGCTHFAHGRLQAQVNSHGLEPVACVDINLEEARAGVASINGAPEGLTDRIYTTITEAKEKHDAQACLIYASTTVHAKLIIESLNLGMHTLCVKPIATTQAEFHDIIQAHKANPGLMLVQGQNKRWNPAAAKMREWLREEGGIGEMLAGECRFWIRQNLYTGPDSRQPDAYVDGLFFHAGTSHQLDQLVAAKGLPKYVTAHVHNRRDPELGQIEAWGTAGGNALMEYANGAPFSYAGTRAGHAGPFGWSGSWSFHGEDGDLRRDAGHLQLFRLGKTIEDLNLQDLHAGLIEDDRLQFDAFAQAIANGTDRDWMQDTTLGTWILMEACNESARTHERVDVEAFAKKMLA encoded by the coding sequence ATGCCAATTCCTACTATTCATGTTGGGTGCACGCATTTCGCACATGGTCGCTTGCAAGCACAGGTCAATTCGCACGGGTTAGAACCTGTCGCGTGTGTGGACATCAATCTTGAAGAGGCACGGGCAGGTGTTGCATCAATCAACGGCGCGCCTGAAGGCTTGACAGACCGTATCTACACAACAATAACCGAGGCGAAAGAGAAACACGATGCACAGGCGTGTCTTATCTACGCGTCAACAACGGTTCACGCCAAGTTAATTATCGAAAGTCTAAATCTCGGCATGCATACCCTCTGCGTCAAACCGATTGCAACGACCCAAGCGGAATTCCACGACATTATCCAGGCACACAAGGCGAACCCTGGCTTGATGCTCGTCCAAGGGCAGAACAAACGGTGGAATCCGGCTGCTGCGAAAATGCGGGAATGGCTCCGCGAAGAAGGCGGTATCGGAGAGATGTTAGCGGGGGAGTGTCGATTCTGGATCCGCCAAAATTTATACACAGGTCCAGATTCTCGGCAGCCAGACGCTTATGTTGATGGGCTTTTCTTCCACGCTGGCACGAGTCATCAGTTGGATCAGCTTGTTGCCGCGAAAGGGCTTCCGAAGTACGTCACAGCGCACGTTCACAACCGTCGCGACCCAGAGCTTGGGCAAATCGAGGCTTGGGGGACAGCTGGGGGCAACGCGCTTATGGAATACGCAAACGGTGCCCCTTTCTCCTATGCAGGAACGCGGGCGGGACATGCCGGTCCTTTCGGTTGGAGTGGCAGCTGGAGTTTCCACGGTGAGGACGGAGATCTCCGACGAGACGCAGGGCATCTTCAACTTTTCCGACTCGGTAAAACGATTGAGGATTTAAACCTCCAAGATTTACACGCAGGACTTATAGAGGACGATCGGCTCCAATTCGATGCTTTCGCGCAGGCGATTGCCAACGGCACGGATCGAGATTGGATGCAAGACACAACCCTCGGCACATGGATACTCATGGAAGCGTGCAATGAGTCGGCGCGAACACACGAACGCGTTGATGTTGAAGCGTTCGCCAAGAAGATGCTTGCTTAA
- a CDS encoding NAD(P)-dependent oxidoreductase → MKILVTGGTGRIGSNLVKRLLEKGHDIRSFVYPGDVNRVGRWDGAERVETVLGDLREYEDVKKAVDGVDAIYHIAAAFGGPFDNRQYLAINGMGTLNILECIREFNPNIHRLVYACTEAIYWELTEKGRFFDELITEDMVAKYHHMPYFLTKWIGEELCMTYHHQYGVPSTVFRFTTVIEPSEFLNEDDLPKQFVFSPIYNRYKNYKGDDPTELETAETIKRLWDGQEKFILKRNPNGQPYKEHFTDVRDIVQGLVLGIEKDAAVGEEFTLGGNGVFKHEEVAPYLSERYHKDFVDVQLPQPLHFEFDLSKIKTLLDYEPQHDLASILDAAEAMRRGEDVGIIPTGVRWT, encoded by the coding sequence ATGAAAATATTAGTTACAGGTGGTACGGGTCGTATCGGATCAAATCTCGTCAAAAGATTGTTAGAAAAAGGGCATGATATCCGCAGTTTTGTTTATCCGGGGGATGTCAATCGTGTCGGAAGATGGGATGGTGCTGAGCGTGTAGAGACTGTCCTCGGAGACCTGCGCGAATACGAGGATGTCAAGAAAGCCGTTGATGGGGTAGATGCCATTTATCATATCGCTGCAGCGTTTGGGGGTCCCTTTGATAACCGCCAATACTTGGCAATCAACGGCATGGGAACGCTCAATATTTTAGAGTGTATCCGCGAGTTCAATCCGAATATCCATCGCCTTGTCTATGCCTGTACCGAGGCAATTTATTGGGAACTTACCGAGAAAGGTCGGTTTTTCGATGAACTAATTACCGAGGACATGGTCGCCAAATACCATCACATGCCCTATTTCCTTACTAAATGGATTGGTGAGGAGTTGTGTATGACCTATCATCACCAATACGGTGTGCCTTCCACAGTCTTCCGATTCACAACTGTCATTGAACCGAGCGAATTTCTCAACGAAGACGATTTGCCAAAACAGTTTGTTTTTAGTCCTATCTATAACCGATACAAGAATTATAAAGGCGACGATCCCACTGAATTAGAGACTGCAGAGACCATCAAACGCCTTTGGGATGGGCAAGAAAAGTTTATACTCAAACGCAATCCTAACGGACAACCCTATAAAGAGCATTTCACCGATGTTCGGGATATTGTGCAAGGGTTAGTTTTAGGGATCGAAAAGGATGCCGCTGTCGGCGAAGAATTCACGCTCGGTGGAAATGGTGTCTTTAAACATGAAGAGGTCGCTCCATACCTATCTGAACGCTACCATAAGGATTTTGTCGATGTGCAACTTCCGCAACCCCTCCATTTTGAATTTGATTTAAGCAAAATCAAAACGCTGTTGGACTATGAACCGCAACACGACTTGGCAAGTATCCTTGATGCCGCTGAAGCGATGCGTCGTGGTGAAGATGTTGGTATCATTCCGACAGGCGTTCGATGGACTTAA
- a CDS encoding aspartyl protease family protein, whose product MRHTARIELANNDELTLAGAGFMNPEDVRRITVEDALVDTGATRLGLPPSLIEQLGLTPFRSEPVRTVNGLTELWIYSPVQFRLLERESITTVLGVPEGTPVLIGHIMLEDLDLCLDMKQGLIYNPDHDGEWMSELY is encoded by the coding sequence ATGAGACATACAGCAAGAATCGAACTCGCAAACAACGACGAACTTACTTTAGCGGGGGCTGGCTTTATGAACCCCGAAGACGTGCGGCGAATTACCGTCGAAGATGCCCTCGTCGATACCGGCGCAACACGGCTCGGTCTACCACCATCCCTTATTGAGCAACTCGGCTTAACACCGTTTAGAAGTGAGCCGGTGCGAACGGTCAACGGTCTCACGGAACTTTGGATTTATTCACCCGTCCAATTTAGGCTCTTGGAACGTGAGAGCATCACGACCGTTCTGGGTGTCCCTGAAGGCACGCCTGTCCTTATCGGACATATCATGTTAGAGGATCTCGACCTCTGTCTTGACATGAAGCAAGGGTTAATCTATAATCCTGACCATGATGGCGAATGGATGTCAGAACTGTATTAA
- a CDS encoding iron-containing alcohol dehydrogenase translates to MHNYFLPPRIEFGDGTIQNLGEHVRAFDGKKPLLVSDAGVINAGILAKAINALDAVGLSHTTYSDIEPNPTDISIADGVEAYKAEVCDVVIAVGGGSVMDAAKAIRFLTTHAPPLEPYYADVGGLERIREDMPPLICVPTTAGTGSEVSQGSIITDTSLNTTDRWRKRAIVTPFNMSNIALLDPGLTLGMPPALTAATGMDAITHGIEAYVATKYHPIAEGVALQALRMLSSNIQKVYHDGSDVAARGEMLLGSCMAAFSFQKGLGAVHSLAHQLSTDAPIPHGVANAILLPPVMEFNFSHAREKYAEIARALGIDTSDMDINGAGHAAIDKIKAYNIELNMPTGLGAAGLDRKKIPKLGADAMLDHCHKFNPRECTEADMVALFETAF, encoded by the coding sequence ATGCACAACTACTTTTTACCCCCGCGAATTGAGTTTGGCGATGGCACCATCCAAAACTTAGGTGAACATGTCAGAGCGTTTGATGGCAAAAAACCACTCTTGGTAAGCGATGCTGGTGTTATTAATGCCGGTATTCTTGCGAAAGCGATAAATGCTTTAGACGCAGTCGGTTTATCGCACACTACATATTCAGATATTGAACCGAATCCGACGGACATCAGCATCGCAGACGGTGTGGAAGCCTACAAGGCCGAAGTGTGTGATGTGGTTATTGCTGTGGGTGGCGGGAGTGTGATGGATGCCGCTAAAGCCATACGTTTCTTGACAACCCATGCCCCGCCTTTGGAACCATATTACGCTGATGTCGGTGGACTTGAACGCATTCGTGAGGATATGCCACCCCTCATCTGTGTCCCGACAACGGCTGGCACCGGCAGTGAAGTCTCACAGGGTTCGATTATTACGGATACATCTTTAAACACGACCGATCGATGGCGCAAGCGGGCAATCGTTACACCGTTCAACATGTCAAACATCGCACTTCTGGATCCGGGGCTAACACTCGGCATGCCCCCTGCGCTCACCGCTGCAACGGGTATGGATGCTATTACGCACGGTATTGAGGCGTACGTCGCGACGAAGTATCACCCTATCGCTGAGGGGGTTGCATTGCAGGCACTCAGAATGCTGAGTTCAAATATCCAAAAGGTCTACCACGACGGTAGTGATGTAGCAGCGCGCGGCGAGATGCTCTTGGGATCCTGTATGGCAGCGTTTTCGTTCCAGAAGGGACTCGGCGCGGTTCATTCTCTGGCGCATCAACTCTCCACGGATGCTCCTATCCCGCACGGCGTAGCGAACGCGATTCTCCTTCCGCCTGTTATGGAATTCAACTTTTCTCATGCGAGAGAGAAATACGCCGAGATTGCTCGTGCTTTAGGGATAGATACGAGTGACATGGATATCAATGGAGCGGGGCATGCTGCCATTGATAAAATCAAGGCATACAATATAGAACTGAATATGCCCACCGGTCTCGGAGCTGCTGGCTTGGATCGAAAGAAGATTCCGAAACTCGGAGCGGACGCAATGCTCGATCACTGCCACAAATTCAATCCGAGGGAATGTACGGAAGCGGATATGGTCGCGCTGTTTGAAACGGCGTTTTAG
- a CDS encoding PQQ-binding-like beta-propeller repeat protein, with the protein MHIIRRLRNIKYLIVFMFLLVWGCDSQQTNQTRQSETQQESPSEATELVTPPPRAEDWHMFMHNLGFSGLSPDTNLTPPLKLLWKFKTGGPLYASPVIANGILYIGSTDGKLYALDAKRWGIKWVFDAGDTIRHSATVLGNQVYFNARNNKVYALDTETGEKLWEFKTKSWMDAPPIVSDNKVYVGAFPSKIYLLNARTGELEAMRERTVHIRGIEYGCAKGVFRPILPEHNANLWRGHTDGSESYPVTANGIVYIGARDGQLHAFDVTSKAETWAYQLGGFISAAPAISDRILYAASGEGSVYAFTNASEVTNLVSKNRTTDTRPHGVVTHDAAPVYTRKNGVTNPASEGSSVLLELNDRVHLPIVQVSDGWYEIELPNGVRGWMDKFAFGEFEETDGIMFNTNFCRSEDQSTVAPRPVQLIEGAEFPRWSPDGEFIAFLRRADLGSRYWRANELWIMDRKGERARKLYTGQFYNPYISWSLDSRLLAFEVDENGERYIYTVDWKFGRIRQLARGDGPAFSPTSNRLVFRRRDFSLTGGLDVVYRINSDSSGLGAIARVPIEHPKRSYTYLSAPSWAPDGTRVAFGVNNSKYVGVRIQDIEGQRITEIQTQHQQVHQLNWSADGTQLAYVLSGGNRPGQLVDKQLHLSETVSTLTQSQILKHTSPSWSPTGKRLAYLEREDCVGIRWKVWVYDLDSGKKFPIARTPMKLTSVVWMPDGKHLCLWQTSDYLRDNAYKPALTKGWIVPVDLR; encoded by the coding sequence GTGCATATTATCAGACGATTGCGGAACATAAAATACCTGATTGTGTTCATGTTTCTGCTTGTGTGGGGATGTGATTCACAGCAAACGAATCAGACCCGTCAATCCGAAACACAACAAGAGTCCCCCTCTGAAGCTACGGAACTTGTCACCCCGCCTCCACGTGCCGAAGACTGGCACATGTTCATGCACAACTTGGGCTTTTCTGGACTTAGTCCAGATACGAACCTTACACCACCTCTGAAGTTGCTCTGGAAATTCAAGACAGGTGGACCCCTCTACGCCTCCCCAGTAATTGCGAACGGTATTTTGTATATCGGCTCAACTGACGGCAAATTGTACGCCCTTGATGCAAAGCGGTGGGGTATTAAATGGGTTTTTGATGCAGGGGATACTATCCGCCATTCCGCGACGGTCTTGGGGAATCAGGTTTATTTCAATGCCCGGAATAACAAAGTCTACGCACTGGATACGGAAACAGGCGAAAAACTGTGGGAATTCAAAACAAAAAGCTGGATGGATGCGCCACCAATCGTTTCTGACAATAAAGTTTATGTTGGGGCATTCCCGTCAAAAATCTATCTACTAAACGCAAGGACAGGCGAACTTGAAGCAATGCGTGAACGGACAGTCCACATTCGTGGCATTGAATATGGGTGTGCCAAAGGCGTGTTCCGCCCTATTCTTCCAGAACACAATGCGAATCTGTGGCGGGGTCACACAGATGGGAGTGAGAGTTATCCTGTAACAGCAAATGGTATCGTCTATATCGGTGCACGAGATGGACAGCTGCACGCGTTCGACGTAACATCTAAGGCAGAAACTTGGGCGTATCAACTCGGCGGCTTTATAAGTGCTGCGCCTGCTATCTCTGATCGCATCCTCTACGCCGCATCTGGCGAGGGTAGCGTTTATGCGTTTACAAACGCAAGCGAGGTTACAAACCTCGTCAGCAAGAATCGCACAACAGATACTCGACCGCACGGTGTTGTAACGCATGACGCTGCCCCCGTTTACACCAGAAAAAACGGGGTTACAAACCCCGCCAGCGAAGGATCTTCTGTACTGTTAGAACTCAACGATAGGGTGCACCTGCCGATCGTGCAAGTTTCGGATGGATGGTATGAGATTGAACTCCCGAACGGTGTTCGCGGATGGATGGACAAATTCGCCTTCGGGGAGTTTGAAGAAACAGATGGAATCATGTTCAATACGAATTTCTGTCGCAGTGAAGACCAGTCAACTGTGGCACCGCGTCCGGTGCAATTGATTGAAGGTGCGGAATTCCCACGTTGGAGTCCTGATGGAGAGTTTATCGCATTTTTGAGAAGGGCAGACCTTGGCAGCAGGTATTGGCGCGCGAATGAATTGTGGATTATGGATCGGAAAGGAGAGCGAGCGCGAAAACTCTATACTGGCCAGTTTTACAATCCATACATTTCTTGGTCGCTTGATAGTAGACTTTTGGCGTTTGAGGTTGACGAAAATGGCGAGCGGTATATCTATACAGTGGATTGGAAGTTTGGACGGATTAGACAATTGGCTCGTGGAGATGGACCCGCCTTCTCACCTACGTCCAACCGTTTGGTGTTCAGAAGACGCGACTTCTCTCTAACTGGGGGGTTGGATGTCGTCTATCGAATCAACAGCGATAGCAGTGGTTTGGGTGCTATTGCCCGTGTCCCAATTGAACATCCCAAGCGTTCTTATACCTATCTATCTGCGCCGTCTTGGGCACCTGATGGCACCCGCGTCGCTTTCGGCGTGAACAACTCAAAATACGTCGGTGTTCGTATCCAAGATATAGAGGGGCAACGCATAACAGAGATTCAGACGCAGCATCAACAAGTACATCAACTGAACTGGTCAGCAGATGGAACGCAGCTGGCTTATGTCTTGTCCGGTGGTAACCGTCCCGGTCAGTTGGTCGACAAGCAGCTGCACCTGTCAGAAACGGTGTCAACTTTAACACAGAGCCAAATCCTAAAACATACGTCCCCATCGTGGTCACCGACAGGTAAACGACTGGCATATTTGGAACGTGAGGACTGCGTAGGCATCCGTTGGAAGGTATGGGTCTACGACCTTGACAGTGGTAAGAAATTCCCTATTGCTCGCACACCAATGAAACTAACATCTGTCGTCTGGATGCCTGACGGTAAACATCTTTGCCTGTGGCAAACGTCGGATTACTTGCGCGATAACGCGTATAAACCTGCCCTGACGAAAGGGTGGATTGTGCCTGTTGACCTCCGCTAA